The Amylolactobacillus amylophilus DSM 20533 = JCM 1125 genome contains a region encoding:
- a CDS encoding xanthine phosphoribosyltransferase — MKLLEERIEKDGQVLGENVLKVDSFLNHQVDPMLMDAIGTEFYQLFAGDKPITKILTVESSGIAPAIFTGLKFGVPVVFARKHKSLTLKDDVYSSEVFSFTKQVSNKISISHKFLNQADRVLIIDDFLANGQAIEGLLDIIGQANASLAGVGVVIEKSFQKGRAILDQKGIKVESLARIKKFADGKVIFVEE, encoded by the coding sequence TTGAAACTTCTAGAAGAAAGAATTGAAAAAGATGGTCAGGTACTTGGCGAGAATGTGTTAAAGGTTGATAGTTTCTTAAATCATCAGGTTGACCCAATGCTCATGGATGCAATTGGCACCGAATTCTATCAATTATTTGCGGGTGATAAGCCAATTACTAAAATCCTGACCGTGGAATCATCGGGAATTGCACCGGCAATCTTTACCGGCTTAAAATTTGGCGTGCCAGTTGTTTTTGCCAGAAAACATAAATCGTTAACTTTAAAGGATGATGTTTACTCTTCTGAAGTTTTCTCCTTTACGAAGCAAGTCAGTAATAAAATTAGTATCTCCCACAAATTTCTCAATCAAGCTGATCGCGTTCTAATCATCGATGATTTCTTGGCCAATGGTCAGGCAATCGAGGGTCTCTTAGATATCATCGGTCAAGCAAATGCATCACTAGCGGGTGTGGGTGTTGTGATTGAAAAATCATTCCAGAAGGGCCGGGCAATCCTTGATCAGAAGGGAATCAAAGTCGAGTCATTGGCCAGAATTAAGAAATTTGCAGACGGTAAAGTGATTTTTGTGGAGGAGTAG